One window of Neorhodopirellula lusitana genomic DNA carries:
- a CDS encoding transposase — protein MFELSDPAADFAVHESAHLPHWYQPGAACFITFRTADSIPADISRRWHASRVDWMQRHGIFLNQPNWKDRFAELPTHIRREYHDRFSKQFLDNLDRGWGNCVLKRGVLAKHVADALLHFDAQRYHLGDYIVMPNHVHLIASFIGDTELEKQCYSWKKFSARGINRELGVRGRFWQEESFDHLIRSPEQFAAIVRYIRCNPQHLKAGDFLLSPPK, from the coding sequence ATGTTCGAGCTTTCTGATCCAGCGGCAGACTTTGCCGTTCATGAAAGTGCTCATCTGCCCCATTGGTATCAGCCTGGGGCGGCATGCTTCATTACCTTTCGGACAGCCGACTCGATCCCCGCCGACATCTCACGTCGATGGCATGCATCCCGTGTGGATTGGATGCAACGGCACGGAATATTTCTCAATCAACCGAACTGGAAAGATCGCTTTGCCGAGTTACCCACTCACATCCGCCGCGAATATCATGATCGATTCTCCAAGCAATTCCTCGATAACCTCGATCGCGGCTGGGGTAATTGCGTATTGAAGCGAGGGGTACTGGCGAAACATGTTGCTGACGCATTGCTTCACTTCGACGCGCAACGCTATCACCTTGGTGACTATATCGTCATGCCCAATCATGTCCATTTGATTGCATCATTTATTGGCGACACCGAACTTGAAAAACAGTGCTACTCTTGGAAAAAGTTTTCGGCCAGAGGAATCAATCGTGAATTGGGGGTTCGAGGCCGATTTTGGCAAGAGGAGTCCTTCGATCATCTGATCCGTTCTCCCGAGCAATTTGCGGCCATTGTGCGTTACATCCGCTGCAATCCCCAGCATCTCAAGGCAGGAGACTTTTTATTATCCCCACCAAAGTAG
- a CDS encoding DPP IV N-terminal domain-containing protein, with the protein MRPKLSFVFACVLLASFLGADTRVVFAEAPHDSTWQKEASQRLKAIYDNSEFKPVEFDPTWKSDSSSFTVRQADPETKKPAMWRYDAATGKRTKVDTDDSKKPGRGKQAGRGRRGGRGGVVSPNGKKVLETRDRKLFVRDLDSDQSTQLTPDVADREISYGNLSWSPNGEYVLFAESDRTELERRPVLVPGDPTFPKVEMTPYARVGGKIVAQRVGVVKANGEGFQWLPLEMPEDGFYLGQVEWAGNSTEILVETMTRFRDEHDFWLATVGGEMKRIYHDTNEAWAVGSHGLVTGLNWVQGGDAFVALSEQDGWRHAYLCLRNGKQETKLTVGDYDIIDRAVIDEDGGWFYFYASPDNATQKYLYRVPMDGSGTLERITPKDQPGTHEYIFSPDAKYAVHTYSTLNSPPVVDLVEVAGHRVVSVLEDNAELRERSKQIIANPTEFVQLDIGGGVVMDASVTKPKDFDPTKKYPVFVYVYGEPYLQTVLDRWGAAQIDFLRVVADAGYITVSIDNRGTACPKGAAWRRSVFGSLGPLSTEEQAAALKELGRMHSYVDLSRVAIWGWSGGGSNTLNALFRKPDVYHVGIAVVPKPQPWLYNAWFQEIYMRTREVNAEGYERSAPINFAEGLKGKLLIVTGSGETNTHIQIIEGLVDRLIELGKPFDYMVYPNRDHGLREGTGTVVHVRMLILRYLIENLPRGPQPVAAKA; encoded by the coding sequence ATGAGACCCAAACTCAGTTTCGTATTCGCATGTGTATTGCTGGCTTCTTTCTTGGGGGCGGATACTCGTGTCGTGTTTGCGGAAGCACCGCACGATTCCACGTGGCAAAAGGAAGCGTCGCAACGTCTAAAAGCGATCTACGACAACAGTGAATTCAAACCCGTTGAGTTTGATCCCACTTGGAAATCCGATAGCTCCAGCTTCACCGTTCGGCAAGCGGATCCGGAAACAAAGAAGCCCGCGATGTGGCGTTACGATGCCGCCACCGGCAAGCGGACCAAGGTGGACACGGACGATTCCAAGAAACCGGGGCGAGGAAAGCAGGCTGGCCGCGGAAGACGGGGCGGTCGTGGGGGCGTTGTTTCACCGAACGGGAAAAAGGTGCTCGAAACGCGAGACCGAAAACTCTTCGTGCGTGATCTCGATAGCGATCAAAGTACTCAGCTAACTCCGGACGTCGCCGATCGTGAAATTTCGTATGGCAATTTGAGTTGGAGTCCGAACGGCGAGTACGTTTTGTTCGCGGAATCGGACCGAACTGAGTTGGAGCGTCGCCCTGTATTGGTGCCTGGCGATCCGACCTTTCCGAAGGTCGAGATGACTCCGTATGCACGAGTCGGTGGCAAGATCGTTGCTCAGCGTGTGGGCGTGGTGAAAGCGAACGGCGAAGGTTTCCAGTGGCTGCCTTTGGAAATGCCCGAGGACGGTTTCTATCTTGGCCAAGTTGAATGGGCTGGGAATTCGACCGAAATCTTGGTCGAAACAATGACCCGGTTCCGTGATGAGCACGACTTTTGGTTGGCGACAGTCGGCGGCGAAATGAAGCGTATCTATCACGATACAAACGAAGCTTGGGCCGTCGGAAGTCATGGTCTGGTTACCGGTTTGAATTGGGTCCAAGGCGGCGATGCCTTCGTCGCTCTTAGCGAACAAGACGGCTGGCGTCATGCTTACCTTTGTTTGCGAAACGGAAAACAGGAAACCAAGCTGACGGTTGGTGATTACGACATCATTGATCGAGCGGTCATTGATGAAGACGGCGGTTGGTTCTACTTCTACGCTTCGCCTGACAACGCGACGCAAAAGTATCTGTACCGCGTTCCAATGGATGGCTCGGGAACGCTGGAGCGGATCACACCGAAGGATCAGCCTGGAACGCATGAGTACATTTTCTCACCCGACGCTAAGTACGCCGTTCATACTTATTCGACGCTTAACAGTCCGCCTGTGGTGGATCTTGTTGAAGTGGCGGGACACCGAGTGGTCAGTGTTCTGGAAGACAACGCCGAACTGCGTGAGCGATCCAAACAGATAATTGCGAATCCTACTGAGTTCGTTCAGCTTGATATTGGTGGCGGTGTCGTCATGGACGCGTCGGTCACCAAGCCTAAGGACTTCGACCCGACGAAGAAGTATCCTGTCTTCGTTTATGTGTACGGCGAACCCTATTTGCAAACCGTCTTGGATCGCTGGGGAGCCGCCCAGATTGACTTCTTGCGAGTCGTGGCGGACGCGGGTTACATCACCGTTTCGATCGATAACCGTGGAACGGCCTGCCCCAAGGGCGCGGCTTGGCGTCGCAGCGTTTTCGGAAGCCTCGGACCGCTTTCAACTGAAGAGCAGGCTGCGGCTTTGAAGGAATTGGGACGCATGCATTCGTATGTCGATTTGTCTCGCGTCGCCATTTGGGGATGGAGTGGCGGTGGTTCCAATACGCTGAACGCATTGTTCCGTAAGCCGGATGTGTATCACGTGGGAATCGCAGTCGTGCCGAAGCCTCAACCGTGGCTCTACAACGCGTGGTTCCAAGAAATCTACATGCGAACTCGTGAAGTGAATGCGGAAGGTTACGAGCGATCCGCGCCGATCAATTTCGCGGAGGGTCTCAAAGGCAAGCTGCTGATCGTGACTGGGTCGGGTGAAACGAACACTCACATTCAGATCATCGAAGGCCTGGTTGACCGTTTGATCGAGCTCGGGAAGCCATTTGATTACATGGTTTATCCGAATCGAGATCACGGATTGCGAGAAGGAACCGGTACCGTGGTCCACGTCCGGATGCTGATTTTGCGATACCTGATCGAGAACCTCCCAAGAGGCCCGCAACCGGTCGCAGCGAAGGCGTAA
- a CDS encoding P-II family nitrogen regulator, with amino-acid sequence MILVQAIIQPIRLSTVRSALEEAGYDETMVSDATGYGRQRGQTAVFRGNEYRVDLLRKVMLELIIDEDDLDEVIDIVRSSARTGTKGEIGDGKIFVLPVLDAIAI; translated from the coding sequence ATGATTCTGGTACAGGCCATCATTCAACCGATTCGATTGTCGACCGTGCGGTCCGCTTTGGAAGAGGCCGGGTATGATGAAACGATGGTCAGTGACGCGACCGGCTACGGGCGTCAACGAGGGCAAACGGCGGTGTTCCGTGGCAACGAGTACCGCGTCGACTTGCTTCGGAAAGTCATGCTGGAACTGATCATTGATGAGGACGATTTAGACGAAGTCATCGACATTGTGCGTTCTTCCGCTAGGACGGGCACGAAAGGCGAGATTGGTGACGGCAAGATTTTCGTACTGCCCGTACTAGACGCGATCGCGATCTAA
- a CDS encoding Gfo/Idh/MocA family protein produces MSQPDLRFAIMGTGRITRRLIADIQTTPGASVTVIASRSLERAKWQADSFGVPGAVDGYDELLKRDDFDVVYIALPPSLHCEWTVAACQAGKHVLCEKPLGMSADEVRAMISAAQAADVRLLDATAWLHHARTTQFRDWLKTAEPLPDTPEPKQAKADPFEELDADDTEAAVPFRLGTLRHLSASVSFRSPFQSGDHRLDASLGGGCLLDLGWYAAGLIRFAAGRCPLSVSADGVMRDGIISRVSATMQFDQDLTATLSCGFDTATRKWCEIAGEDASIVCDDFTRPWPDKPARSWVHEASGKVHSFLEPACCVEPSSSQSSIENADAESSSSESVEKPCHQEREMIAELVRRVRNPNDASVQEAEAESYRQALQTQQILDALAESIATGQRAACC; encoded by the coding sequence ATGTCTCAACCCGATCTTCGCTTCGCCATCATGGGCACCGGACGCATCACACGTCGTCTGATCGCCGATATTCAAACGACCCCTGGGGCCAGTGTCACTGTGATCGCGTCACGTTCACTGGAACGGGCGAAGTGGCAAGCGGACAGTTTCGGTGTCCCCGGTGCAGTAGATGGTTACGACGAGTTGTTGAAGCGTGATGACTTCGACGTCGTTTACATCGCCTTGCCGCCGTCGCTGCATTGCGAGTGGACGGTGGCGGCTTGTCAGGCTGGCAAACACGTGCTTTGTGAAAAGCCGCTGGGCATGTCCGCCGATGAAGTGCGTGCCATGATCTCGGCAGCACAAGCGGCCGATGTGCGATTGTTGGATGCAACCGCGTGGTTGCATCATGCTCGCACCACGCAGTTCCGTGATTGGCTTAAGACTGCCGAGCCGTTGCCGGATACGCCTGAACCGAAACAAGCGAAGGCCGATCCTTTTGAAGAGCTCGACGCTGATGATACCGAGGCCGCTGTGCCGTTTCGTCTGGGGACGCTCCGGCATCTCAGTGCGTCGGTCTCGTTCCGTAGCCCGTTTCAAAGTGGGGATCATCGGTTGGATGCCTCTTTGGGCGGCGGTTGTTTGTTAGACCTGGGTTGGTATGCAGCAGGTTTGATTCGGTTTGCTGCCGGACGGTGTCCTTTGTCCGTGTCGGCCGATGGAGTGATGCGAGACGGGATCATTAGCCGAGTGTCCGCAACGATGCAGTTCGATCAAGACCTCACCGCGACGCTGTCGTGCGGGTTTGATACGGCCACGCGAAAGTGGTGTGAGATCGCTGGCGAAGACGCGTCGATTGTTTGCGATGATTTCACGAGGCCTTGGCCGGACAAGCCTGCCCGCAGCTGGGTGCATGAGGCATCGGGGAAAGTTCACTCGTTCCTGGAGCCGGCCTGTTGTGTAGAACCCAGTAGCAGTCAAAGCAGCATTGAAAATGCAGATGCCGAAAGTTCTAGTAGCGAATCGGTTGAAAAACCCTGCCATCAAGAACGCGAGATGATTGCTGAGTTGGTCCGCCGGGTACGGAATCCCAACGACGCAAGCGTGCAGGAAGCCGAGGCCGAATCGTATCGTCAGGCCTTGCAAACCCAGCAGATTCTGGACGCCCTGGCGGAATCGATCGCCACCGGCCAGCGAGCGGCTTGTTGCTGA